The sequence below is a genomic window from Flavobacterium lipolyticum.
TTAATGAAATTTTTAGTGTTTGGCGCTTCAAAATTAAAGTCTTCAAGAACGATAATATTCGACTCTTTTGCTTTGATTGAGAAAGCTGATTTTCTTGCCAATCTTTTCAAGCCTTTATTCAATTTAAATGAATAACTTCTTGGTCTTGGTCCGAAAATTGTTCCACCACCTTTAAACAATGGATTTTTGATACTTCCCGCACGAGCTGTACCAGTTCCTTTTTGTTTTTTAATCTTACGTGTACTTCCTGTCACTTCAGCTCTTTCTTTAGCTTTGTGAGTCCCTTGTCTTTGATTAGCAAGATATTGCTTAACATCAAGGTATACAGCGTGATTGTTTGGTTCAATTGCGAATACTGAATCAGAAAGTTGAACTTTTCTTCCAGTATCTTTTCCGTTGAAATCTAATACTTTTACTTCCATTACTTCTGAATGATTACATAAGAGTTTTTATGTCCAGGAACACATCCTTTAATAACAAGTAGGTTCTTTTCAGCCACTACTTTTAAAACTCTAAGGTTTTGAACTTTTACATTGTCTCCTCCCATTCTTCCAGCCATACGCATTCCTTTGAATACTCTAGATGGATAAGAAGATGCTCCTACAGAACCTGGCGCTCTTAAACGGTTGTGTTGACCGTGAGTTGCTTGTCCAACACCACCAAATCCGTGACGCTTAACAACCCCTTGAAAACCTTTACCTTTAGATACACCTTGTACATCTACAAATTCTCCTTCAGAAAAAATAGAAACATCAATAAGATCTCCTAATTTTTGCTCAGTTGCAAAATCTTGAAATTCAACGACTTTTTTCTTAGCTACAGTTCCAGCTTTTTTAAAGTGACCTAAAGCCGCTTTAGTGGAATGTTTCTCGTTTTTGTCATCGAAACCAAGTTGCAACGCTTCGTACCCGTCAACACCTTTGGTTCTGACTTGGGTAACAACACAAGGACCAGCTTCGATTACTGTACAAGGAATGTTTTTCCCGTTTTCGTCGAAAATACTAGTCATGCCGATTTTTTTACCAATTAACCCAGACATAAATATTAATTATTAATTACTAAAATTCCCTTCAATTTGAAAATAACAGAAATTTCCAAACAGGGAGTGCAAAAGTAGATATTAAAATTGAATATACCAAACAGTTAGAAAAATTAAATAGCTCATTATCAAAAACCAAGCTTCAAAACAACCTCAAAAACAACCTTGTTTTTTTCCAATACTGAAATCATTTTTTACATTTTCAACTCTTTCACACTTAACAATTAATTAATAAAACCACAACAAAAAACACTCGAATCCCCTTAAAACAAAGGACTTTATGAAAATTTGCAGAAAAATTAAAAATAAAAAAACCTCAAAATCACATCGTAAAAAAGCATTATTTTAAAACAAAAAAAAGCGAGACATTTCTGACTCGCTTTTTATATAAAAAATATAAAAAAATTATACTTTTATCTCTACTTCAACACCACTTGGCAATTCAAGTTTCATTAAAGCATCAATAGTTTTAGATGAAGATGAATAAATATCAATCAATCTCTTGTATGACATTACTTCAAATTGCTCTCTCGCTTTTTTGTTAACGTGCGGAGAACGCAACACAGTGAAAAGTTTTTTGTGAGTTGGCAACGGTATTGGACCTGTTACAACTGCACCAGTAGTTTTTACTGTTTTCACGATCTTTTCAGCAGATTTATCTACCAACATGTGATCGTAAGACTTTAGTTTTATTCTGATTTTTTGACTCATTTTCTTAAGAATTAAGCGTTACCTTTTGCTTTTTTAATTACCGCTTCTGAAATATTAGAAGGCGTTTCTGCATAGTGAGAAAACTCCATTGTTGAAGTAGCTCTACCAGAAGACAATGTTCTCAATGTCGTAACATATCCAAACATCTCTGATAACGGCACATCAGCTTTAATAGTTTTTGCACCATTTCTATCCCCCATATCATTAACCTGACCTCTACGACGGTTGATATCACCTACGATATCTCCCATGTTTTCTTCAGGAGTAATAACCTCCATTTTCATGATTGGCTCAAGAACAATTGCACCAGCAGCTTTAGCTACTTCTCTATAACCCATTCTGGCAGCTAACTCAAAAGAAAGCGCATCAGAATCGACAGGGTGGAAAGATCCGTCTGTCAAAGTTACTTTCAAACTATCCACTTGATAACCAGCCAAAGGACCAGTTTTCATAGCTTCACGGAAACCTTTTTCTACAGATGGAATATATTCTTTAGGAACGTTACCACCTTTTACAGCATTAATAAACTGTAATCCTTTTGGAACCTTACCATCAACTTCATCAGCAGGCTCAAGTGTAAATACGATATCACCGAATTTACCACGACCTCCAGATTGTTTTTTGTAAGTTTCTCTGTGTGTTGCAGATCTTG
It includes:
- the rplD gene encoding 50S ribosomal protein L4: MEVKVLDFNGKDTGRKVQLSDSVFAIEPNNHAVYLDVKQYLANQRQGTHKAKERAEVTGSTRKIKKQKGTGTARAGSIKNPLFKGGGTIFGPRPRSYSFKLNKGLKRLARKSAFSIKAKESNIIVLEDFNFEAPNTKNFINVLKALGLENKKSLFVLGESNKNVYLSSRNLKASNVVTSSELSTYAILNTNNLVLLEGSLELIEENLSK
- the rplC gene encoding 50S ribosomal protein L3, which codes for MSGLIGKKIGMTSIFDENGKNIPCTVIEAGPCVVTQVRTKGVDGYEALQLGFDDKNEKHSTKAALGHFKKAGTVAKKKVVEFQDFATEQKLGDLIDVSIFSEGEFVDVQGVSKGKGFQGVVKRHGFGGVGQATHGQHNRLRAPGSVGASSYPSRVFKGMRMAGRMGGDNVKVQNLRVLKVVAEKNLLVIKGCVPGHKNSYVIIQK
- the rpsJ gene encoding 30S ribosomal protein S10, which translates into the protein MSQKIRIKLKSYDHMLVDKSAEKIVKTVKTTGAVVTGPIPLPTHKKLFTVLRSPHVNKKAREQFEVMSYKRLIDIYSSSSKTIDALMKLELPSGVEVEIKV